A portion of the Vicinamibacteria bacterium genome contains these proteins:
- the fdxH gene encoding formate dehydrogenase subunit beta has translation MSAQTLQIRRSSASLWGGRTGIRQLPVVSKYIDTSTCIGCKACEVACQEWNDLGPVPTEQTGTYQTMPALDPEFWNLIRFNEQEFEGGVAWLMRKDQCMHCEDPGCLAACPAPGAIVQYENGIVDVNPEQCIGCGYCETGCPFEVPKFSAKTGKMAKCTLCVDRVEVGLEPACVKACPTGCLTFGTKDDMVARGNTRVKQLQAGGFANAALYNPSGVGGTGVVTVLAHGDKPEWYGLPRDPHVPTAVRVWKSVLRPFGLLAMFGAIVGTFGHFMNHGPKEAREADR, from the coding sequence ATGAGCGCCCAGACCCTGCAGATCCGCCGCTCCTCGGCTTCCCTATGGGGGGGCCGGACCGGCATCCGCCAGCTGCCCGTGGTCTCGAAGTACATCGACACCTCGACCTGCATCGGCTGCAAGGCCTGCGAGGTGGCGTGTCAGGAGTGGAACGACCTGGGGCCGGTGCCGACCGAGCAGACGGGCACCTACCAGACCATGCCCGCCCTGGACCCCGAGTTCTGGAACCTGATCCGCTTCAACGAGCAGGAGTTCGAGGGGGGCGTGGCCTGGCTGATGCGCAAGGACCAGTGCATGCATTGCGAAGACCCCGGCTGCCTGGCCGCCTGCCCCGCCCCCGGCGCCATCGTGCAGTACGAGAACGGCATCGTGGACGTGAACCCCGAGCAATGCATCGGCTGCGGCTACTGCGAGACCGGCTGCCCCTTTGAGGTGCCGAAGTTTTCCGCCAAGACGGGCAAGATGGCGAAATGCACGCTCTGCGTGGACCGGGTGGAGGTGGGCCTGGAGCCGGCCTGCGTGAAGGCCTGCCCCACCGGCTGCCTGACCTTCGGGACCAAGGACGACATGGTGGCGCGGGGCAACACCCGCGTGAAGCAACTCCAGGCCGGCGGCTTCGCGAACGCTGCCCTCTACAACCCGTCCGGCGTGGGCGGCACGGGTGTCGTCACCGTCCTCGCCCACGGCGATAAGCCCGAGTGGTATGGCTTGCCCCGCGACCCCCACGTCCCCACCGCCGTCCGCGTCTGGAAGTCGGTGCTCAGGCCCTTCGGCCTGCTCGCGATGTTCGGGGCCATAGTGGGAACCTTCGGGCACTTCATGAACCACGGTCCCAAGGAGGCCCGGGAGGCAGACCGATGA
- the fdhD gene encoding formate dehydrogenase accessory sulfurtransferase FdhD, translating into MSSQSKVAARVWRVEGGVPEERADQLAAEEPLEIRLLARGGPRLLLAPDLGAPRELRQTVAITMRTPGHDFELAAGFLYGEGVVKGAADIADISHCTDPAVEEDRRHNIVNVELSRERLPDLKALERHFYTTSACGVCGKASLEALHLQADRLSRPGPEVEPSVLWSLPEKLRAHQGVFAATGGLHAAGLFDSKGELLALREDVGRHNALDKLVGWALREGRLPLDEHIVMVSGRTSFEILQKCLMARAPILCAVSAPSTLAVALAKDFGITLVGFLRGERFNVYAGVERIRVSEPARS; encoded by the coding sequence ATGAGCTCCCAAAGCAAGGTCGCGGCCCGGGTCTGGAGGGTGGAGGGAGGGGTGCCGGAAGAGCGAGCGGACCAGCTCGCCGCGGAGGAGCCCCTCGAGATCCGCCTTCTGGCCCGGGGGGGGCCGCGGCTCCTCCTCGCTCCGGACCTGGGCGCGCCCCGCGAACTGCGGCAGACGGTGGCCATCACCATGCGCACCCCGGGGCACGACTTCGAGCTGGCGGCGGGGTTCCTCTACGGGGAAGGCGTCGTTAAGGGCGCCGCGGACATCGCTGATATCTCCCATTGCACCGACCCCGCGGTGGAGGAGGACCGCCGCCACAACATCGTGAACGTGGAGCTCAGCAGGGAGCGTCTGCCGGACCTCAAGGCGCTGGAGCGGCACTTCTACACCACGAGCGCCTGCGGGGTCTGCGGCAAGGCCAGCCTGGAGGCCCTGCACCTGCAGGCGGATCGCCTTTCCCGGCCGGGGCCGGAGGTGGAGCCGTCCGTACTCTGGAGCCTGCCCGAGAAGCTGCGCGCGCACCAGGGTGTGTTCGCGGCTACGGGGGGACTGCACGCGGCGGGGCTCTTCGATTCCAAGGGGGAGCTCCTCGCCCTGCGGGAGGACGTGGGCCGCCACAACGCGCTGGACAAGCTCGTGGGCTGGGCCCTTCGCGAAGGCCGGCTGCCCCTCGACGAGCACATCGTGATGGTGAGCGGCCGGACCAGCTTCGAGATCCTCCAGAAGTGCCTGATGGCGCGCGCTCCCATCCTCTGCGCGGTGTCGGCACCCAGCACGCTGGCGGTGGCCCTGGCCAAGGACTTCGGTATCACCCTCGTTGGCTTCCTGCGCGGGGAGCGCTTCAACGTCTATGCGGGGGTCGAGCGAATCCGCGTATCCGAGCCCGCCCGAAGCTAG
- the fdnG gene encoding formate dehydrogenase-N subunit alpha, giving the protein MERRTFLKATTVGGAVAIGFDVSTARAEMRELKISRTTETRSTCPYCAVSCGVIIHTLGDKAKNVTPAVVHVEGDPDHPISRGTLCPKGATLKDDITHKNRILAPKVRRPGSERWEDISWDEAISKIARHVKDTRDRCFVAKNAKGQVVNRNPGLAMIGGCTDTNEFNLLQWKAVTAWGVAYRDTQARVUHGPTVASLAATFGRGAMTNGWVDIKNADVILAMGGNAAENHPVGFKWFIEAKITRGAKLVVVDPRFTRTAAVADFYSPIRVGTDIAYLYGIIRYALENKRYHEDYVKLHTNAALLINEKFAFNDGVFSGFDESKGDYAKDSWAYQLDAKGFAKSDPTLESPNCVFQLLKKHVDRYTPEMVERICGVPKDTFLKVAEIVTSTGNAERVGTITYALGWTQHSTGVQIIRAGAILQLLLGNIGRPGGGMNAFRGHSNIQGATDTAGTFEILPGYLKTPAGPWQTLKEYLDVNTPKPLESASMNYWQNYPKFMVSLLKTAYGKAATKENDFGYAWLPKVDGNYSWMYIFDDMYRGNSTRAGGKEPGPEGFITFGMNPVGLGPNSKKMVAALSKLKWMVVVENAETETAGFWKAPKEYDGPEPAKIQTEVFLLPAATFAEKDGTFTNSARWLQWKWKALDPPGQAKADQEILARLVLAVRDLYKKEGGALPEQVLNLSWGYSNPVNPDLGEVLKEMNGKALADLHDPKDKTKVIKTAGQQIDGFGQLMDDGTTMCGNWLHSGVYTEGGNNAQRRNNSDPTGLGMYHNWAFAWPANRRIMYNRASADAEGKPWDPKRAGISWNGEKWVGDVPDMKPDAPPGTYGAFIMNQEGVARLFASSLSDGPLPEHYEPVEAALDNPLHPKVTSNPCFKRFSSDKDVYGKREDFPIICTTYRLTEHFHYWTQHQHQGHLNELQPGFFVEIPEALAREKGIANGSQVKVISARGQIQGLAMVTKRLRTMTVDGKQMWQIGFPIHWGYAGDPGHTGTLANLLTASAMDPNTWTPEFKAFLVRLEKA; this is encoded by the coding sequence ATGGAGCGTCGGACTTTCCTCAAAGCCACGACCGTTGGGGGCGCCGTCGCCATAGGCTTCGATGTCTCGACCGCCCGGGCGGAGATGCGCGAGCTCAAGATCTCGCGCACCACCGAGACCCGGAGCACCTGCCCCTACTGCGCGGTCTCGTGCGGTGTGATCATCCACACTCTGGGCGATAAGGCCAAGAACGTCACTCCCGCCGTGGTGCATGTGGAGGGGGACCCCGACCACCCGATCAGCCGCGGGACCCTCTGCCCCAAGGGAGCGACCCTCAAGGACGACATCACCCACAAGAACCGGATACTGGCGCCCAAGGTGCGCCGCCCGGGCTCGGAGCGCTGGGAGGATATATCGTGGGACGAGGCGATCTCCAAGATCGCCCGCCACGTCAAGGACACCCGGGACCGGTGCTTCGTGGCAAAGAACGCTAAGGGACAGGTGGTGAACCGCAACCCCGGACTGGCCATGATCGGGGGGTGCACGGACACCAACGAGTTCAACCTCCTCCAGTGGAAAGCGGTGACGGCTTGGGGAGTCGCGTACCGCGACACCCAGGCCCGTGTTTGACACGGCCCCACGGTGGCCAGTTTGGCCGCCACCTTCGGCCGGGGCGCAATGACCAATGGCTGGGTCGACATCAAGAACGCCGACGTCATCCTGGCCATGGGGGGCAACGCCGCCGAGAACCACCCCGTCGGCTTCAAGTGGTTCATCGAGGCCAAGATCACGCGCGGCGCCAAGCTCGTCGTGGTCGACCCCCGCTTTACGCGTACGGCGGCGGTAGCCGACTTCTATTCCCCCATCCGGGTCGGCACGGACATCGCTTACCTCTACGGGATCATCCGCTACGCCCTCGAGAACAAGCGCTACCACGAGGACTACGTCAAGCTCCACACCAACGCCGCCCTGCTCATCAACGAGAAGTTCGCGTTCAACGACGGGGTCTTCTCCGGCTTTGACGAGAGCAAAGGGGACTACGCGAAGGACTCTTGGGCCTACCAGCTCGACGCCAAGGGCTTCGCCAAGTCCGATCCCACCCTAGAGAGCCCGAACTGCGTCTTCCAGCTCCTGAAGAAGCATGTGGACCGCTACACCCCGGAGATGGTGGAGCGGATCTGCGGCGTTCCCAAGGACACCTTCCTGAAAGTCGCGGAGATCGTGACCTCGACCGGTAACGCGGAGCGGGTCGGCACCATCACCTACGCCCTGGGCTGGACCCAGCACTCCACCGGCGTGCAGATCATCCGGGCGGGCGCGATCCTCCAGTTGCTCCTCGGCAACATCGGCCGTCCGGGGGGCGGCATGAACGCCTTCCGCGGCCACTCCAACATTCAGGGCGCCACCGACACCGCAGGCACGTTCGAGATCCTGCCCGGCTACCTGAAGACGCCCGCCGGGCCCTGGCAGACCCTGAAGGAGTACCTCGACGTCAACACCCCCAAGCCGCTCGAGTCGGCTTCCATGAACTACTGGCAGAACTACCCCAAGTTCATGGTGTCGCTGCTGAAAACGGCCTACGGCAAGGCCGCCACCAAGGAGAACGACTTCGGCTATGCCTGGCTCCCCAAGGTCGACGGGAACTACTCCTGGATGTACATCTTCGACGACATGTATCGCGGCAACTCCACGCGAGCGGGGGGCAAGGAACCGGGGCCCGAGGGCTTCATCACCTTCGGCATGAACCCGGTGGGGCTGGGCCCGAACTCCAAGAAGATGGTGGCCGCGCTGTCCAAGCTCAAGTGGATGGTCGTGGTCGAGAATGCGGAGACGGAGACGGCCGGTTTTTGGAAGGCCCCCAAGGAGTACGACGGTCCGGAGCCGGCCAAGATCCAGACCGAGGTCTTCCTCCTCCCCGCCGCCACTTTCGCGGAGAAGGACGGCACCTTCACCAACTCCGCCCGCTGGCTCCAGTGGAAGTGGAAGGCCCTGGATCCCCCCGGCCAGGCCAAGGCCGACCAGGAGATTCTGGCCCGGTTGGTCCTGGCCGTGCGCGACCTCTACAAGAAGGAGGGCGGCGCCCTACCGGAGCAGGTCCTGAACCTGAGTTGGGGCTACTCCAATCCCGTGAACCCCGACCTCGGCGAGGTCCTGAAGGAGATGAACGGCAAGGCCCTGGCCGACCTCCACGATCCCAAGGACAAGACCAAGGTCATCAAGACCGCCGGCCAGCAGATTGACGGCTTCGGCCAGCTCATGGACGACGGCACCACCATGTGCGGGAACTGGCTGCACTCCGGCGTCTACACGGAGGGCGGAAACAACGCCCAGCGTCGCAACAACTCCGACCCCACCGGCCTCGGCATGTACCACAACTGGGCGTTCGCCTGGCCGGCCAACCGCCGCATCATGTACAACCGGGCCTCGGCCGACGCTGAGGGCAAGCCCTGGGATCCGAAGCGCGCGGGCATCTCCTGGAACGGCGAGAAATGGGTGGGCGACGTCCCGGACATGAAGCCCGACGCCCCGCCCGGCACCTACGGGGCCTTCATCATGAACCAGGAGGGAGTGGCGCGTCTGTTCGCTTCCAGCCTCAGCGACGGGCCCCTGCCCGAGCACTACGAGCCGGTGGAGGCGGCGCTGGACAATCCCCTCCACCCCAAGGTGACCTCGAACCCCTGCTTCAAGAGGTTCTCCTCCGACAAGGACGTGTACGGCAAGAGGGAGGACTTCCCCATCATCTGCACCACCTACCGCCTCACGGAGCACTTCCATTACTGGACCCAGCACCAGCACCAGGGGCATCTGAACGAGCTCCAGCCGGGATTCTTCGTGGAGATTCCGGAGGCGCTGGCCCGCGAGAAGGGGATCGCCAACGGCTCCCAGGTGAAGGTCATTTCCGCGCGCGGCCAGATCCAGGGCCTGGCCATGGTGACCAAGCGCCTCCGAACCATGACCGTCGACGGGAAGCAGATGTGGCAGATCGGCTTCCCCATCCACTGGGGTTACGCCGGCGATCCGGGGCACACGGGGACGCTGGCCAACCTGCTGACGGCCTCGGCCATGGACCCCAACACCTGGACGCCGGAGTTCAAAGCCTTCCTGGTCCGGCTCGAGAAGGCCTGA
- a CDS encoding sugar ABC transporter permease, whose product MKGRQAWLGPAMLLPAVLYIVALVGVPFILAFFYAVGDVKVGSVGYHFVGLRNFRSIFENPAFLRALRNSFLFTISSQVLVLTGSLTLALALKEKFPGRGIVRFVILLPWVAPISIGSIGWKWILDSLYSVINWVLVALHLVKPFAAPMWLGEPSLAMMSVIAVHVWRILPFSTVIILAGLTSIPKDIPEAAAVDGAGFFRTLFQITLPMLRPILNVAMLFGVIFAVTDMTVIYILTRGGPYDTTQVLPSLAFFTGILGGDLAEGAAISLFLVPLLAVVAYLMLRVARRAEVT is encoded by the coding sequence ATGAAGGGCCGGCAGGCCTGGCTGGGCCCCGCGATGTTGCTGCCGGCCGTGCTCTACATCGTGGCCCTGGTGGGGGTGCCCTTCATCCTGGCCTTCTTCTACGCGGTTGGCGACGTCAAGGTGGGCAGCGTGGGCTACCACTTCGTGGGGCTGCGAAACTTTCGGAGCATCTTCGAAAATCCCGCCTTTCTGCGCGCCCTCCGCAACTCCTTCCTCTTTACCATCTCCTCCCAGGTGCTGGTGCTTACGGGCTCCCTCACCTTGGCCCTCGCCCTAAAAGAGAAGTTCCCCGGGCGGGGGATCGTGCGTTTCGTGATCCTCCTCCCCTGGGTCGCCCCCATCTCCATCGGGTCTATCGGCTGGAAATGGATCCTGGACTCCCTCTACAGCGTCATCAACTGGGTGCTGGTGGCGCTCCATCTCGTCAAGCCCTTCGCGGCCCCCATGTGGCTGGGCGAGCCCAGCCTGGCCATGATGTCGGTCATCGCCGTCCACGTCTGGCGCATCCTGCCTTTCTCGACCGTCATCATCCTGGCTGGGCTCACTTCCATCCCCAAGGACATCCCGGAGGCAGCGGCCGTGGATGGGGCGGGCTTCTTCCGTACGCTCTTTCAGATCACCCTACCCATGCTTCGTCCCATCCTGAACGTGGCCATGCTCTTCGGCGTGATCTTCGCCGTCACCGACATGACCGTCATCTACATCCTGACCCGGGGCGGGCCCTATGACACGACCCAGGTCCTGCCCTCCCTCGCCTTCTTCACCGGGATCCTGGGCGGCGATCTCGCGGAGGGCGCGGCGATATCGCTCTTCCTCGTACCCCTCCTGGCCGTGGTGGCCTACCTCATGCTGCGCGTGGCCCGCCGCGCGGAGGTGACGTGA
- a CDS encoding ABC transporter ATP-binding protein — MAVVETRDLTKVFKEGELGAVNRVNLESREGEFLVLLGPSGSGKTTLLRMIAGLEVPTSGEVWIGGVNVTPFPPRERRIAMVFQSYALYPHLSVFDNIAFPLRAQGVKKELRRPKVEWASSLLGIGSLLARKPRELSGGERQRVALARAIVREPTLFLLDEPLSNLDAKLRASAREELQQFHGRVGTTTLYVTHDQVEAMAMGDRIVVMNQGQVRQVGAPTEVYDDPADTFVATFLGSPPMNLLESPDVIVGFRPEHLHPADLKVEGARVPVHFRIKHTEYLGAERILYGVVEGGGFQSREAVVSRLSATLPAPYAVGSLYDFSVRERDLKFFDRGTGKRTAPRPLAGL, encoded by the coding sequence TCCTGGTCCTGCTGGGCCCGTCCGGGTCCGGCAAAACCACTCTCCTGCGCATGATCGCGGGGCTGGAGGTGCCAACCTCCGGCGAGGTCTGGATCGGGGGGGTGAACGTAACCCCCTTCCCGCCCCGGGAACGCCGCATCGCCATGGTGTTCCAGAGCTACGCCCTCTACCCCCACCTGTCCGTCTTCGACAACATCGCCTTCCCCTTGCGGGCGCAGGGGGTCAAGAAGGAGCTGCGCCGGCCGAAGGTCGAGTGGGCCTCTTCCCTTCTCGGCATCGGCTCCCTCCTCGCCCGCAAGCCGCGCGAGCTCTCGGGGGGCGAGCGGCAGCGGGTGGCCCTGGCCCGGGCCATCGTCCGCGAGCCCACCCTGTTCCTGCTCGACGAGCCGCTTTCGAACCTGGACGCGAAGCTAAGAGCCTCGGCCCGGGAGGAGCTGCAGCAGTTCCACGGCCGGGTCGGGACGACCACGCTCTACGTGACCCACGATCAAGTCGAGGCCATGGCCATGGGCGACCGCATCGTGGTCATGAACCAAGGTCAGGTCCGCCAGGTGGGGGCGCCCACCGAGGTCTACGACGATCCCGCGGATACCTTCGTGGCCACCTTCCTGGGCTCTCCACCCATGAACCTGCTGGAGAGCCCGGACGTGATCGTGGGCTTCAGGCCCGAACACCTGCACCCCGCGGACCTGAAGGTGGAGGGCGCCCGCGTTCCCGTCCATTTCCGGATCAAGCACACCGAATACCTGGGAGCGGAGCGCATCCTGTACGGCGTGGTGGAGGGGGGCGGTTTCCAATCCCGGGAGGCCGTCGTCTCGCGGCTGTCCGCGACCCTGCCCGCCCCCTACGCGGTCGGTTCGCTCTACGACTTCTCGGTGCGCGAACGCGATTTGAAGTTCTTCGACCGCGGCACCGGCAAGCGTACGGCGCCGCGCCCGCTGGCCGGACTATGA
- a CDS encoding carbohydrate ABC transporter permease, producing the protein MVLAFFFLVLGFPFYWMTITTFKQGSDLYNLKNNPFIFNAPPTLEHLRLLFGETLFLRWLGNTALVGVLVVGITLLFALPAAYALARLTGRWGERLGIAIFLTYLVPSTLLFIPLSRVVANLGLQDSLGSIILVYPSFTIPFSIWLLMGFFKSIPRELEDAAMVDGLSRFGAFVKLVIPMSTSGILTVVIFTFTLVTQEFVYALTFISSAAHQTVGVGVPIFLVRGDVYYWGSLMAACLIASLPTAFVYNLFLDRFIAGFTVGAVK; encoded by the coding sequence CTGGTGCTCGCCTTCTTCTTCCTGGTCCTGGGCTTCCCCTTCTACTGGATGACCATCACCACCTTCAAGCAGGGGAGCGACCTCTACAACCTGAAGAACAACCCCTTCATCTTCAACGCCCCGCCCACCCTCGAGCACCTCCGGCTGCTTTTTGGCGAAACCCTCTTCCTGCGGTGGCTGGGCAACACCGCCCTGGTGGGCGTGCTCGTGGTGGGAATCACGCTCCTCTTCGCCCTCCCCGCCGCCTACGCCCTGGCCCGGCTCACCGGCCGCTGGGGTGAGCGCCTGGGCATCGCGATCTTCCTAACCTATCTGGTCCCGTCCACCCTGCTCTTCATCCCCCTCTCCCGGGTGGTGGCCAACCTTGGGCTCCAGGACAGCCTGGGGTCGATCATCCTCGTCTATCCCAGCTTCACCATTCCCTTCTCGATCTGGCTCCTCATGGGCTTCTTCAAATCCATCCCCCGCGAGCTGGAGGACGCGGCCATGGTGGACGGCCTGAGCCGGTTCGGGGCCTTCGTCAAGCTCGTCATCCCCATGTCGACCTCCGGCATCCTCACGGTGGTGATCTTCACCTTCACCCTCGTCACCCAGGAGTTCGTGTACGCGCTCACCTTCATCTCCTCCGCCGCCCACCAGACGGTGGGGGTAGGGGTCCCGATCTTCCTCGTCCGCGGGGATGTCTACTACTGGGGATCGCTGATGGCGGCCTGCCTGATCGCGAGCCTGCCCACCGCCTTCGTCTACAACCTCTTCCTGGACCGTTTCATCGCCGGCTTCACGGTGGGCGCGGTCAAGTGA
- a CDS encoding propionyl-CoA synthetase: protein MQGAYERAYRACLDDPEAFWGQAAQEIDWYRPYEKVLDASNPPLYRWFVGGELNTCHNAIDYHVENGRADQLAVIYDSPVTGTKRKLTYRQLRGEVARFAGVLTSLGVTKGDRVVIYMPMTLEALIAMYGCARIGAIHSVVFGGFAASELAVRIEDAAPKVVVSASCGIEVKRVVAYKPLLDRALELSAHKPARCIVLQREQERCPLTPGRDHDWHELMAAAHPVDCVPVKATDPLYILYTSGTTGRPKGVVRDNGGHAVALKWSMRNVYGMQPGEVFWTASDVGWVVGHSYIVYAPLLHGCTTVVHEGKPVGTPDPGGFWRVIEEYGVRVLFTAPTAFRAIKKEDPRGEYRQKYDLSAFRYLFLAGERLDPDTYHWARSLLDRPVIDHWWQTETGWPIAANCMGLEPLPVKPGSPTKPVPGYRVEILSETGQPLSPEKEGAVALRLPLPPGTLTTLWQNDEKFKQAYLAKYPGYYLTGDGGYIDEDGYVFIMGRIDDVIIVAGHNLSTGSMEQAIASHPDVAECAVFGVKDPLKTQLPVGMLVLKAGVTRPPADILPEVVALVREQVGPVANFKQAAIVKRLPKTRSGKILRGVMRDIANGDPFKVPATIDDPLTLDEIKEALRTLGYARGAKGTIASE from the coding sequence ATGCAAGGTGCCTACGAGCGGGCCTACCGGGCCTGCCTCGACGACCCTGAGGCTTTCTGGGGCCAGGCCGCCCAGGAGATTGACTGGTACCGGCCTTACGAGAAGGTCCTCGACGCCTCCAACCCTCCGCTGTATCGCTGGTTCGTGGGGGGGGAGCTGAACACCTGCCACAACGCGATCGACTACCACGTCGAGAACGGCCGCGCCGATCAGCTGGCTGTGATTTACGACAGCCCGGTCACGGGGACCAAGCGCAAGCTGACCTACCGCCAGCTTCGGGGCGAGGTCGCGCGCTTCGCGGGCGTCCTCACCTCCCTGGGCGTGACCAAGGGCGACCGCGTCGTCATCTACATGCCCATGACGCTGGAAGCGCTGATCGCCATGTACGGCTGCGCGCGGATCGGGGCCATCCACTCCGTGGTGTTCGGGGGCTTCGCCGCCTCCGAGCTGGCGGTCCGCATCGAGGATGCCGCGCCCAAGGTGGTGGTCTCCGCCTCCTGCGGGATCGAAGTGAAGCGGGTGGTGGCCTACAAGCCGCTCCTCGACCGGGCGCTGGAGCTGTCCGCGCACAAGCCGGCCCGTTGCATCGTCCTCCAACGCGAGCAGGAGCGCTGCCCGCTCACTCCCGGCCGGGACCACGACTGGCACGAGTTGATGGCCGCTGCGCATCCCGTCGACTGCGTGCCGGTCAAGGCCACGGATCCGCTCTACATCCTCTACACTTCGGGCACCACCGGCCGGCCCAAGGGCGTGGTGCGCGACAACGGCGGCCACGCGGTGGCTTTGAAGTGGTCCATGCGGAATGTGTACGGGATGCAGCCGGGCGAGGTGTTCTGGACCGCCTCCGACGTGGGCTGGGTCGTCGGCCACTCCTACATTGTGTACGCCCCCCTCCTCCACGGATGCACGACCGTCGTCCACGAAGGGAAGCCGGTGGGCACCCCCGACCCCGGCGGATTCTGGCGGGTGATCGAGGAGTACGGGGTGCGCGTGCTCTTCACCGCTCCCACCGCCTTCCGGGCCATCAAGAAGGAGGACCCCCGCGGAGAGTACCGGCAGAAGTACGACCTCTCCGCTTTCCGCTACCTCTTCCTGGCCGGCGAGCGGCTCGATCCCGACACATATCACTGGGCGCGGAGCCTGCTCGACCGGCCGGTGATCGACCACTGGTGGCAGACGGAGACGGGATGGCCCATCGCCGCCAACTGCATGGGCCTGGAGCCCCTGCCTGTGAAGCCGGGCTCGCCCACCAAACCCGTTCCCGGCTACCGGGTGGAGATCCTAAGCGAGACGGGGCAGCCCCTGTCCCCGGAGAAGGAGGGGGCGGTGGCGCTGCGGCTCCCCCTGCCCCCCGGCACCCTGACCACGCTGTGGCAGAACGACGAAAAGTTCAAGCAGGCCTACCTCGCCAAATACCCCGGCTATTACCTGACCGGGGACGGGGGGTACATCGATGAGGACGGCTACGTCTTCATCATGGGCCGGATAGACGACGTGATCATCGTCGCCGGCCACAACCTCTCGACCGGGAGCATGGAGCAGGCCATCGCCAGCCATCCCGACGTGGCGGAGTGCGCCGTCTTCGGGGTCAAGGACCCGCTCAAGACCCAGCTACCGGTGGGGATGCTCGTGCTCAAGGCGGGCGTGACCCGCCCCCCGGCCGACATCCTGCCCGAGGTCGTGGCCCTCGTCCGTGAGCAGGTGGGGCCGGTGGCGAACTTCAAGCAGGCCGCGATCGTCAAGAGACTACCCAAGACCCGCTCGGGCAAGATCCTGCGCGGGGTCATGCGCGACATCGCGAACGGGGACCCGTTCAAGGTCCCCGCCACCATTGACGATCCCCTGACCCTGGACGAGATCAAGGAGGCCCTGCGGACCCTGGGCTACGCTAGGGGGGCGAAGGGAACGATCGCCAGCGAGTGA
- a CDS encoding Mrp/NBP35 family ATP-binding protein translates to MDLLPQVRFKVAVASGKGGVGKSTLAANLAVSLARLGQRVGLLDADIYGPSQQIMMGIDEKPFVDKNDNKLLTIERHGVRVATLGAVMNADQPAAWRGPMVMKAVDQLLAGVRWGRLDMLIVDLPPGTGDVQLTLTQRVPLSGAVIVTTPQEVALIDARKGLNLFRRSSIPLLGIVENMSYYLCPQCGREEAIFTRGGGRRTAEALEVPFLGEIPLDPRIVVGGDSGSPIVALAPESPAARAYVAVAEAVAKSLAG, encoded by the coding sequence ATGGACCTCCTCCCCCAAGTTCGCTTCAAGGTCGCGGTGGCCTCGGGCAAGGGTGGAGTGGGCAAATCCACTCTGGCCGCCAACCTGGCCGTGTCCCTGGCCCGCCTTGGCCAGCGGGTGGGGCTTCTGGACGCGGACATCTACGGTCCCTCCCAGCAGATCATGATGGGGATCGACGAGAAGCCCTTCGTGGACAAGAACGACAACAAGCTCCTGACCATCGAGCGGCACGGGGTGCGGGTGGCCACGCTGGGCGCGGTGATGAACGCCGATCAGCCCGCGGCCTGGCGGGGGCCCATGGTCATGAAGGCGGTCGACCAGCTCTTGGCCGGGGTGCGCTGGGGACGGCTGGACATGCTCATCGTCGACCTTCCGCCCGGCACGGGGGATGTCCAGCTCACCCTCACCCAGCGTGTTCCTCTTTCCGGCGCCGTTATCGTCACCACCCCCCAGGAGGTGGCCTTGATCGACGCCCGCAAGGGCCTGAACCTGTTCCGCAGGTCGAGCATTCCCCTCCTGGGCATCGTCGAGAACATGTCTTATTACCTGTGCCCGCAGTGTGGCCGCGAGGAGGCAATCTTCACACGGGGGGGAGGACGGAGGACGGCGGAGGCGCTAGAGGTTCCTTTCTTGGGCGAGATCCCTCTCGACCCCCGGATCGTGGTCGGGGGGGACTCCGGGAGCCCCATCGTCGCCCTCGCCCCCGAATCCCCAGCCGCCCGCGCCTACGTGGCGGTCGCGGAGGCGGTAGCCAAGAGCCTCGCGGGCTGA